In Herpetosiphonaceae bacterium, the DNA window CCTACGAGTATACGACCGCATGGACCGGGCAGTATGTCATCACCGCCGACCGTGACGATCTGCTGGTGCTCAATCGTCTGCGCTACGCCGCCGATACGCGCCTGGCGACCGGGCGGATCATCTGGTTTGCGCGCGAGGCCGCCAGCGACATCTGGCAGCGCGGCTCGGAGACGCACCGGCAGCGCGCCCACAGCGACGACGAGATGCTGGCTGCGATCGAGCAGGCCGGGCTGAAGCTGGTCGAGCGGCGCACGCCGCAGGACGAGCCGCCGCATCCGGCGGCAACCCGATTGATCTATATCGCGCAGAAAGAGTAAAAGCATGACGACATTGCAAGATCGGTATCGCGGCTGTCTGGTTGGCCTGGCCGTCGGCGATGCCCTCGGCGGTCCCGTCGAGTTTATGAGCCGCTTCGACATCGCGCGAACGTACGGCGGCCCGCTGCGCAAGATGATCGGCGGCGGCTGGCTGAAGCTCAAGCCCGGCGAGACGACCGACGATACCGCGATGGCGCGCCTGCTCGCCGAAAGTCTGGTCGCGTGTGGCGATCTGGATGTCGACGACGTTGCCGCGCGCTATGTCGGCTGGCTCCAGACCAATCCAAAAGATGTCGGCGAGATCACACGGGCCGCGCTGAGAGCCTGGACCAAAGGCAATATGCTGCCGACCGCCGCGCTGGGAGCGCATCGGCAGTTTAGCGGCAAGAGCGCGGGCAACGGCACGATCATGCGCTGCGCGCCGATCGCCCTGCGCTACCTGTACGATCAGCGTCGGCTGATGGATACGTCGCGCGATGAGGCGCTGATCACGCACTTCGACCCGCAGGCCGGAAGCGGCAGCATGGCCGTCAATCTGCTGATTCATCATCTGCTGCACGGCATGTCGAGCGCCGAGGCCGTCAGCAGTGTCGCGCAGCGCATCCGGCGCGAGCCGAAAGCCGCCGCCGAGGTTGCCCGCGTGCTCGAAACGATCCACGCCAATGTGCGCTCCGATACGCTGCCCACGACGGGCTACGTCCTCGATACGCTGCGCATCGCGGTCTGGTCATTGCTGGCACACGATAGCTTTGAGGAGGCCGTGAAAGCCGCCGTCAACGCGGGCGGCGATGCCGATACGCAGGGCGCGGTAGCGGGCGCGCTGGCCGGAGCTTACTGGGGCTACTCCGCAATTCCTGAGCAGTGGCTTCAGCCGTTGCAAGGCCGCGATGAGCTGAGCGCGCTGGCCGACCGGCTGCTCGAACTGGCCGAGCAAAGGCGGGTAGTTTTTTAGGAAGAACAAAGAACAAACGGAGAACTAAGAACCGAGAACCGGGTGCCATGCGGGTGCCAGACCCAAAGGGTACCCCGGCATGGCACCCGGAACGTTGAGCTTGAAACTTGAAACGTGGAATTTGAAACGTGGAATTTGAAACTTGAAACATTGTTCGATGAGGAGCAGACATAATGGCAGAGCGATACGAGCCTGTTGCTACCGAGAAGAAATGGCAACAGCGTTGGGAAGAGAGCGGCATCTATCGGTTCCATCCCCGCCCGGAGGGGGTCAAGCACTATGCCCTGACGATGCTGCCGTATCCGAGCGGCAACCTGCACATCGGCCACTGGTATGCGTACAGCCCCAGCGACACCAGCGCCCGCTACAAGCGCATGCGCGGCTACGACGTGTTTTTCCCGATCGGCTTCGACGCCTTCGGGCTGCCCGCAGAGAACGCGGCGATCAAGCGGAATATCAATCCCAGGATCTGGACCTACTCGAACATCGACTACATGCGCACTCAGCTCAAGGCGATGGGCATGATGGTCGATTGGAACCAGCAGATGGTTTCGTGCGATCCTGAGTACTATCGCTGGAACCAGTGGTTTTTCATTCAGT includes these proteins:
- a CDS encoding ADP-ribosylglycohydrolase family protein; the encoded protein is MTTLQDRYRGCLVGLAVGDALGGPVEFMSRFDIARTYGGPLRKMIGGGWLKLKPGETTDDTAMARLLAESLVACGDLDVDDVAARYVGWLQTNPKDVGEITRAALRAWTKGNMLPTAALGAHRQFSGKSAGNGTIMRCAPIALRYLYDQRRLMDTSRDEALITHFDPQAGSGSMAVNLLIHHLLHGMSSAEAVSSVAQRIRREPKAAAEVARVLETIHANVRSDTLPTTGYVLDTLRIAVWSLLAHDSFEEAVKAAVNAGGDADTQGAVAGALAGAYWGYSAIPEQWLQPLQGRDELSALADRLLELAEQRRVVF